The following coding sequences lie in one Mycobacterium gordonae genomic window:
- a CDS encoding virulence factor Mce family protein yields MTTKLRRARSVLATTLALTFVAGVIVAMRTAGEPGRSVVVAYFDNSSGLFAGDDIRIRGVPVGKIVKIEPQPLRSKITFWFDPRHKVPADAKAAILSPQLVTGRAIQLTPPYTGGPTMADGAVIPQDRTAVPVEWDDLRIQLQRLTELLKPTRPGGVSTLGALINTAADNLRGQGATIRDTIIKLSQAVSALGDHSNDIFATLKNLSTLVTALHDSADLLERLNQNLASVSSLLADDPHKVAAAAEDLNAVVADVRSFTADNREAIGTASDKLSSITQMLVASLDDIKQTLHISPTVLQNFNNIFEPANGSLTGALAGSNMANPIAFLCGAIQAASRLGGEQAAKLCAQYMAPIVKNRQYNFPPLGENLFVGAQARPNEITYSEDWMRPDFVPPGAPVHPDPAAGLPGLLLPPGGGS; encoded by the coding sequence GTGACAACGAAACTGCGGCGGGCCCGCTCGGTGCTGGCGACCACCCTCGCCCTGACGTTCGTCGCAGGTGTGATCGTGGCGATGCGGACTGCGGGGGAGCCCGGGCGATCGGTCGTGGTCGCCTATTTCGACAACAGCAGCGGCCTGTTCGCAGGAGACGACATCCGCATCCGCGGCGTGCCGGTGGGCAAGATCGTCAAGATCGAACCACAACCGCTGCGCTCCAAGATCACGTTCTGGTTCGACCCCCGGCACAAGGTCCCGGCGGATGCGAAGGCGGCGATCCTGTCGCCACAATTGGTGACCGGCCGGGCGATTCAGTTGACGCCGCCGTACACCGGCGGGCCCACCATGGCCGACGGCGCGGTCATCCCGCAGGACCGTACCGCGGTGCCGGTCGAGTGGGACGACCTGCGGATCCAACTGCAGCGGCTCACCGAATTGCTCAAACCCACTCGGCCCGGGGGCGTCAGCACGTTGGGCGCACTCATCAACACCGCGGCGGACAACCTCCGGGGCCAGGGTGCCACCATCCGCGACACCATCATCAAACTCTCTCAGGCGGTTTCCGCCCTGGGCGATCACAGCAACGACATTTTCGCCACCCTGAAGAACCTGTCGACCTTGGTGACGGCGCTGCACGACAGTGCGGACCTGCTCGAGCGCCTCAACCAGAACCTGGCCTCGGTCTCGTCCCTGTTGGCCGACGATCCCCACAAAGTCGCCGCGGCGGCCGAGGACCTCAACGCCGTCGTGGCCGACGTCCGGAGCTTCACGGCGGACAACCGCGAGGCCATCGGCACTGCCTCGGACAAACTCTCGTCGATCACCCAGATGCTGGTGGCCAGCCTCGACGACATCAAGCAGACACTGCACATCAGCCCCACCGTGTTGCAGAACTTCAACAACATCTTCGAGCCGGCCAATGGATCGCTGACCGGCGCACTGGCCGGATCCAACATGGCCAATCCCATCGCGTTCCTGTGCGGGGCGATTCAGGCGGCCTCACGGCTGGGGGGCGAACAGGCGGCGAAACTCTGCGCTCAGTACATGGCGCCGATCGTCAAGAACCGGCAGTACAACTTTCCGCCACTGGGGGAAAACCTTTTCGTGGGTGCGCAGGCCAGACCCAACGAGATCACCTACAGCGAGGACTGGATGCGCCCTGACTTCGTGCCACCTGGCGCCCCGGTGCATCCCGACCCCGCGGCCGGCCTGCCGGGACTGCTGCTGCCCCCCGGCGGTGGCTCGTGA
- a CDS encoding virulence factor Mce family protein produces MALVAAFTVVAGVSGCGWHGLNSLPLPGTEGNGPGSYLVSAQLPDVNNIQANSRVRVADVTVGHVTKIERQGWHALVTMQLNGDVRLPANATAKIGTTSLLGSYHIELAPPKTEAPQGKLSAGSVIPLSRGGAYPSTEQTLAALSLVLNGGGLGQIQDITEALSTAFRGREHDVRSLIGQLDRFSAYLNDQSDDIIGATESLNRLVAKFAAQQPILDRALATIPDALTVLNEERGKLVEAADQLSKFSALTADAVNTTKASLVSELSQLGPVLESLANAGPSLTRSLSLLGTFPFPNETFQNFQRGDYANLTAIVDLTLSRIDQGIFTGTRWECHLTQLELQWGRTIGQFPSPCTGGFRGTPGNPLTAPYHFEQGP; encoded by the coding sequence GTGGCCTTGGTGGCAGCCTTCACGGTCGTGGCCGGAGTCTCCGGTTGCGGCTGGCACGGACTGAACTCACTGCCACTGCCCGGCACCGAAGGCAACGGCCCCGGCTCCTACTTGGTGTCGGCCCAACTGCCCGACGTCAACAACATTCAGGCGAATTCGCGGGTTCGGGTAGCAGACGTGACGGTCGGCCACGTAACCAAGATCGAACGCCAAGGCTGGCACGCGTTGGTGACCATGCAGCTCAACGGTGACGTCCGTCTGCCCGCAAACGCGACAGCCAAGATCGGCACCACCAGCCTGCTGGGCTCGTACCACATCGAGCTGGCACCACCGAAAACCGAGGCGCCACAGGGGAAGTTGAGCGCCGGATCAGTCATTCCGCTGTCCCGTGGCGGCGCCTATCCGAGCACCGAGCAGACGCTGGCCGCGCTGTCGCTGGTGCTCAACGGCGGCGGGCTGGGCCAGATCCAGGACATCACCGAGGCATTGAGTACTGCGTTCCGCGGTCGCGAACACGACGTGCGGAGCTTGATCGGGCAGCTGGACAGGTTCTCCGCCTACCTCAACGACCAGTCAGACGACATCATCGGCGCCACCGAGAGTTTGAACCGGCTTGTCGCTAAGTTCGCCGCCCAGCAACCGATATTGGACCGGGCACTGGCCACCATCCCCGACGCACTGACGGTCCTCAACGAGGAGCGCGGCAAGCTCGTCGAGGCTGCTGACCAGTTGAGTAAGTTCAGCGCCCTGACCGCAGACGCGGTCAACACGACCAAAGCGAGCCTGGTCAGCGAATTATCGCAACTGGGGCCGGTTTTGGAGTCGCTGGCCAACGCCGGTCCGAGCCTGACCCGGTCGCTGTCCCTGCTGGGCACCTTCCCGTTCCCAAACGAGACGTTCCAGAACTTCCAGCGCGGCGATTACGCCAATCTGACGGCGATCGTCGACCTCACCCTCAGCCGGATCGACCAGGGAATCTTCACTGGCACCCGGTGGGAGTGCCATCTGACACAGCTCGAGCTGCAATGGGGTCGCACCATCGGCCAATTCCCCAGCCCATGTACCGGAGGCTTCCGAGGCACGCCCGGCAACCCGCTGACAGCCCCTTATCACTTTGAGCAGGGACCCTGA
- a CDS encoding MCE family protein, translated as MLHLPRRIIIQLAVFGVISLSVLAVTFLHFVKLPAMLFGVGRYTVTMQLPESGGLYGTGNVTYRGFEVGRVEAVRLTDAGVEAVLSLKSGIDIPSDLKAEVHSHTAIGESYVELLPRNATSPPLKDGDVITLANTSVPPDINGLLSAANSAIAAIPRDNLQTVVDESYTAVGGLGPELSRLVTGSTTLASDARTNLDPMLALIDRAPRVLESQTHTSEAIADWASQLAAVTADLQAHDGALAGVIDHGGPALQEVRQLIDRVQPTLPILLANLVSIGQVALTYQNDIEQLLVVFPRSIEAEQAGILANLNTKQAYRGQYLSFNLNLNLPPPCTTGFLPAQQQRVPTFEDYPGRPAGDLYCRVPQDSMLNVRGARNIPCETVPSKRAPTVKLCESSEQYVPLNDGFNWKGDPNATLSGQGIPQLPPAAAPVPPPIAAAEYDPATGTYTGPDGRQYTRSDLAQPAPKDKTWQSMLLPPGS; from the coding sequence ATGCTGCACCTACCGCGACGAATCATCATCCAACTGGCCGTCTTTGGCGTGATCTCGCTGAGCGTGCTGGCCGTGACATTCCTGCACTTCGTCAAACTGCCGGCCATGTTGTTCGGCGTCGGGCGGTACACGGTGACGATGCAGCTACCGGAGTCCGGGGGCTTGTACGGCACCGGCAACGTCACCTACCGCGGCTTCGAAGTGGGCCGGGTGGAGGCCGTGCGGCTCACCGATGCCGGGGTGGAAGCAGTGCTGTCGCTGAAATCGGGCATCGATATCCCGTCCGACCTCAAAGCGGAGGTGCACAGCCACACCGCGATCGGCGAATCGTATGTCGAGCTGCTTCCGCGCAACGCCACCTCACCGCCGCTGAAAGACGGTGACGTCATCACGTTGGCCAACACCTCGGTGCCGCCTGACATCAACGGCCTACTCAGCGCCGCGAACTCCGCGATAGCGGCGATCCCGCGGGACAACCTGCAAACCGTCGTCGACGAGTCATACACCGCCGTAGGGGGTCTGGGTCCCGAACTGTCCCGGCTGGTTACCGGTTCAACGACCCTGGCGAGCGACGCCCGCACGAATCTCGACCCGATGCTGGCGCTGATCGACCGCGCGCCGCGGGTGCTCGAATCCCAGACCCACACCTCGGAGGCGATTGCGGACTGGGCGTCACAGCTGGCCGCGGTCACCGCGGATTTGCAGGCGCACGACGGAGCCCTCGCCGGAGTCATCGACCACGGTGGTCCGGCACTTCAAGAAGTACGACAGTTGATTGATCGCGTACAACCGACCCTGCCGATCCTGTTGGCCAACCTGGTCAGCATCGGCCAGGTGGCGCTCACCTACCAGAACGACATCGAACAACTGCTCGTCGTCTTCCCGCGATCGATCGAGGCCGAACAGGCGGGGATACTGGCCAATCTGAATACCAAGCAGGCATATCGGGGGCAGTATCTGAGCTTCAACCTGAACCTGAACCTGCCGCCACCGTGCACCACCGGCTTCCTTCCGGCTCAGCAGCAGCGGGTCCCGACATTCGAGGACTACCCGGGCCGGCCGGCCGGCGACCTGTACTGCCGGGTGCCACAGGACTCGATGCTCAATGTGCGAGGTGCACGGAACATTCCATGCGAGACGGTGCCTAGCAAGCGGGCACCCACGGTAAAGCTCTGCGAAAGCAGCGAGCAGTACGTGCCGCTCAACGACGGCTTCAACTGGAAAGGCGACCCCAACGCCACATTGTCCGGCCAGGGAATCCCCCAGTTACCGCCCGCGGCTGCACCCGTGCCCCCGCCGATCGCCGCCGCCGAGTACGACCCCGCCACCGGCACGTACACCGGGCCGGACGGACGCCAGTACACCCGGTCCGATCTGGCTCAACCCGCTCCGAAGGACAAGACATGGCAATCGATGCTGCTGCCGCCGGGCAGCTGA
- a CDS encoding mammalian cell entry protein yields MAIDAAAAGQLRPESVAAEDTVAAPRPRRSISAQGWATVFGVVALVGLATLTSWLGFRVHQSQQAQSQRAQFLQVARQGALNLTTIDWHHAEADVHRVLDGATGEFYNDFARRSGPFIEVLQQAKASTVGTVTEAGLESQTADSAQALVEVSVQTSNAGEPEPVPRIWRMRIAVARIGDHLKVSHVGFVA; encoded by the coding sequence ATGGCAATCGATGCTGCTGCCGCCGGGCAGCTGAGGCCCGAATCCGTTGCGGCTGAGGACACCGTTGCGGCCCCACGCCCGCGACGTTCGATTTCGGCCCAAGGATGGGCAACGGTGTTCGGCGTGGTCGCACTGGTGGGTTTGGCGACGCTGACGTCTTGGCTCGGATTCCGGGTCCACCAGTCGCAACAGGCGCAGTCGCAACGCGCTCAGTTCCTCCAGGTGGCCAGGCAGGGTGCGCTTAACCTGACGACCATCGACTGGCACCATGCCGAAGCTGACGTGCACCGGGTCCTCGACGGGGCAACGGGCGAGTTCTACAACGACTTCGCCAGGCGATCAGGCCCATTCATCGAGGTGCTGCAACAGGCCAAGGCCAGCACGGTCGGAACCGTCACCGAAGCGGGGTTGGAGTCGCAGACCGCTGATTCGGCGCAGGCGCTGGTGGAGGTGTCGGTGCAGACATCCAATGCGGGCGAACCCGAACCGGTTCCGCGCATCTGGCGAATGCGCATCGCAGTTGCCAGGATCGGTGATCACCTGAAGGTTTCCCACGTAGGATTCGTGGCGTGA